A part of Primulina eburnea isolate SZY01 chromosome 10, ASM2296580v1, whole genome shotgun sequence genomic DNA contains:
- the LOC140803523 gene encoding uncharacterized protein isoform X1, protein MVVATSYQMLNMVDKNQPLSSKMKAMVVKKCWFSSILEQREVKMPEIKDHEVLIKVWAVGVNRDDIIDVATSVDGVCPGLECSGIIEAVGRNVSCWKVGERVCAILEGGGYAEHVAVPANFLLPLPEDIDLDDAAGLPYASCLSLLALLKLNETKTPNKTILIREGSNGIGTLAIQYAKYMGFKVIASTGSSDRFAICHHYGADFCVDHTLTNFARTVIEKARRIGVDLVLDYGASNLQSNIECCRIMGKVKIVIVDLHGMESSNIDLSILQRKQVEIKVFDLRSKDLGYKASVITEIRTHLWPAVLQQKVVPAIEYRFPVTEYQKAMNILRKDDSAGKIILCMNFGQDSDSLKMD, encoded by the exons ATGGTGGTCGCTACATCTTACCAAATGCTGAACATGGTGGATAA AAATCAACCTCTTAGCTCGAAAATGAAGGCGATGGTCGTTAAAAAATGCTGGTTTTCAAGTATTTTGGAGCAGCGAGAAGTTAAAATGCCTGAAATTAAGGACCACGAAGTGTTGATCAAGGTGTGGGCCGTTGGTGTCAATAGAGATGACATAATTGATGTGGCTACAAGTGTTGATGGTGTCTGCCCAGGCCTTGAATGCTCTGGAATAATTGAAGCAGTTGGAAGAAATGTCAGTTGTTGGAAAGTTGGAGAAAGG GTTTGTGCCATTCTTGAGGGAGGTGGGTATGCTGAACACGTGGCTGTACCAGCAAATTTTCTTCTTCCATTACCCGAGGATATTGATTTAGATGATGCTGCAGGCCTACCTTATGCATCATGCCTCTCACTATTAGCGTTATTAAAACTGAATGAAACCAAGACGCCTAACAAAACTATTTTG ATTCGTGAAGGCTCCAACGGGATTGGCACATTGGCTATACAATATGCAAAGTACATGGGCTTCAAAGTTATTGCCTCCACAG GAAGTAGCGACAGGTTTGCAATTTGTCATCATTACGGTGCTGATTTTTGTGTTGATCACACATTGACAAACTTTGCAAGGACCGTTATCGAAAAAGCTAGACGTATAG GTGTTGATTTGGTTCTTGATTACGGAGCTTCCAATCTTCAGAGTAATATTGAGTGCTGTCGTATCATGGGTAAGGTTAAGATTGTCATTGTGGATTTGCATGGAATGGAATCTAGTAACATAGATCTCTCTATACTACAACGAAAGCAGGTTGAAATTAAAG TTTTCGATCTACGATCTAAAGATTTGGGTTATAAAGCTTCTGTGATTACTGAAATTAGAACTCATTTGTGGCCTGCCGTTCTTCAACAAAAAGTTGTTCCCGCAATTGAGTACCGTTTTCCAGTGACTGAATATCAAAAAGCTATGAACATTTTAAGGAAAGATGACAGTGCTGGGAAGATTATTCTGTGTATGAATTTCGGGCAGGACAGTGACAGTCTTAAAATGGACTGA
- the LOC140803523 gene encoding uncharacterized protein isoform X2 has protein sequence MRNQPLSSKMKAMVVKKCWFSSILEQREVKMPEIKDHEVLIKVWAVGVNRDDIIDVATSVDGVCPGLECSGIIEAVGRNVSCWKVGERVCAILEGGGYAEHVAVPANFLLPLPEDIDLDDAAGLPYASCLSLLALLKLNETKTPNKTILIREGSNGIGTLAIQYAKYMGFKVIASTGSSDRFAICHHYGADFCVDHTLTNFARTVIEKARRIGVDLVLDYGASNLQSNIECCRIMGKVKIVIVDLHGMESSNIDLSILQRKQVEIKVFDLRSKDLGYKASVITEIRTHLWPAVLQQKVVPAIEYRFPVTEYQKAMNILRKDDSAGKIILCMNFGQDSDSLKMD, from the exons ATGAG AAATCAACCTCTTAGCTCGAAAATGAAGGCGATGGTCGTTAAAAAATGCTGGTTTTCAAGTATTTTGGAGCAGCGAGAAGTTAAAATGCCTGAAATTAAGGACCACGAAGTGTTGATCAAGGTGTGGGCCGTTGGTGTCAATAGAGATGACATAATTGATGTGGCTACAAGTGTTGATGGTGTCTGCCCAGGCCTTGAATGCTCTGGAATAATTGAAGCAGTTGGAAGAAATGTCAGTTGTTGGAAAGTTGGAGAAAGG GTTTGTGCCATTCTTGAGGGAGGTGGGTATGCTGAACACGTGGCTGTACCAGCAAATTTTCTTCTTCCATTACCCGAGGATATTGATTTAGATGATGCTGCAGGCCTACCTTATGCATCATGCCTCTCACTATTAGCGTTATTAAAACTGAATGAAACCAAGACGCCTAACAAAACTATTTTG ATTCGTGAAGGCTCCAACGGGATTGGCACATTGGCTATACAATATGCAAAGTACATGGGCTTCAAAGTTATTGCCTCCACAG GAAGTAGCGACAGGTTTGCAATTTGTCATCATTACGGTGCTGATTTTTGTGTTGATCACACATTGACAAACTTTGCAAGGACCGTTATCGAAAAAGCTAGACGTATAG GTGTTGATTTGGTTCTTGATTACGGAGCTTCCAATCTTCAGAGTAATATTGAGTGCTGTCGTATCATGGGTAAGGTTAAGATTGTCATTGTGGATTTGCATGGAATGGAATCTAGTAACATAGATCTCTCTATACTACAACGAAAGCAGGTTGAAATTAAAG TTTTCGATCTACGATCTAAAGATTTGGGTTATAAAGCTTCTGTGATTACTGAAATTAGAACTCATTTGTGGCCTGCCGTTCTTCAACAAAAAGTTGTTCCCGCAATTGAGTACCGTTTTCCAGTGACTGAATATCAAAAAGCTATGAACATTTTAAGGAAAGATGACAGTGCTGGGAAGATTATTCTGTGTATGAATTTCGGGCAGGACAGTGACAGTCTTAAAATGGACTGA
- the LOC140803523 gene encoding uncharacterized protein isoform X3, translating to MKAMVVKKCWFSSILEQREVKMPEIKDHEVLIKVWAVGVNRDDIIDVATSVDGVCPGLECSGIIEAVGRNVSCWKVGERVCAILEGGGYAEHVAVPANFLLPLPEDIDLDDAAGLPYASCLSLLALLKLNETKTPNKTILIREGSNGIGTLAIQYAKYMGFKVIASTGSSDRFAICHHYGADFCVDHTLTNFARTVIEKARRIGVDLVLDYGASNLQSNIECCRIMGKVKIVIVDLHGMESSNIDLSILQRKQVEIKVFDLRSKDLGYKASVITEIRTHLWPAVLQQKVVPAIEYRFPVTEYQKAMNILRKDDSAGKIILCMNFGQDSDSLKMD from the exons ATGAAGGCGATGGTCGTTAAAAAATGCTGGTTTTCAAGTATTTTGGAGCAGCGAGAAGTTAAAATGCCTGAAATTAAGGACCACGAAGTGTTGATCAAGGTGTGGGCCGTTGGTGTCAATAGAGATGACATAATTGATGTGGCTACAAGTGTTGATGGTGTCTGCCCAGGCCTTGAATGCTCTGGAATAATTGAAGCAGTTGGAAGAAATGTCAGTTGTTGGAAAGTTGGAGAAAGG GTTTGTGCCATTCTTGAGGGAGGTGGGTATGCTGAACACGTGGCTGTACCAGCAAATTTTCTTCTTCCATTACCCGAGGATATTGATTTAGATGATGCTGCAGGCCTACCTTATGCATCATGCCTCTCACTATTAGCGTTATTAAAACTGAATGAAACCAAGACGCCTAACAAAACTATTTTG ATTCGTGAAGGCTCCAACGGGATTGGCACATTGGCTATACAATATGCAAAGTACATGGGCTTCAAAGTTATTGCCTCCACAG GAAGTAGCGACAGGTTTGCAATTTGTCATCATTACGGTGCTGATTTTTGTGTTGATCACACATTGACAAACTTTGCAAGGACCGTTATCGAAAAAGCTAGACGTATAG GTGTTGATTTGGTTCTTGATTACGGAGCTTCCAATCTTCAGAGTAATATTGAGTGCTGTCGTATCATGGGTAAGGTTAAGATTGTCATTGTGGATTTGCATGGAATGGAATCTAGTAACATAGATCTCTCTATACTACAACGAAAGCAGGTTGAAATTAAAG TTTTCGATCTACGATCTAAAGATTTGGGTTATAAAGCTTCTGTGATTACTGAAATTAGAACTCATTTGTGGCCTGCCGTTCTTCAACAAAAAGTTGTTCCCGCAATTGAGTACCGTTTTCCAGTGACTGAATATCAAAAAGCTATGAACATTTTAAGGAAAGATGACAGTGCTGGGAAGATTATTCTGTGTATGAATTTCGGGCAGGACAGTGACAGTCTTAAAATGGACTGA
- the LOC140803523 gene encoding uncharacterized protein isoform X4 — MVVATSYQMLNMVDKNQPLSSKMKAMVVKKCWFSSILEQREVKMPEIKDHEVLIKVWAVGVNRDDIIDVATSVDGVCPGLECSGIIEAVGRNVSCWKVGERVCAILEGGLPYASCLSLLALLKLNETKTPNKTILIREGSNGIGTLAIQYAKYMGFKVIASTGSSDRFAICHHYGADFCVDHTLTNFARTVIEKARRIGVDLVLDYGASNLQSNIECCRIMGKVKIVIVDLHGMESSNIDLSILQRKQVEIKVFDLRSKDLGYKASVITEIRTHLWPAVLQQKVVPAIEYRFPVTEYQKAMNILRKDDSAGKIILCMNFGQDSDSLKMD, encoded by the exons ATGGTGGTCGCTACATCTTACCAAATGCTGAACATGGTGGATAA AAATCAACCTCTTAGCTCGAAAATGAAGGCGATGGTCGTTAAAAAATGCTGGTTTTCAAGTATTTTGGAGCAGCGAGAAGTTAAAATGCCTGAAATTAAGGACCACGAAGTGTTGATCAAGGTGTGGGCCGTTGGTGTCAATAGAGATGACATAATTGATGTGGCTACAAGTGTTGATGGTGTCTGCCCAGGCCTTGAATGCTCTGGAATAATTGAAGCAGTTGGAAGAAATGTCAGTTGTTGGAAAGTTGGAGAAAGG GTTTGTGCCATTCTTGAGGGAG GCCTACCTTATGCATCATGCCTCTCACTATTAGCGTTATTAAAACTGAATGAAACCAAGACGCCTAACAAAACTATTTTG ATTCGTGAAGGCTCCAACGGGATTGGCACATTGGCTATACAATATGCAAAGTACATGGGCTTCAAAGTTATTGCCTCCACAG GAAGTAGCGACAGGTTTGCAATTTGTCATCATTACGGTGCTGATTTTTGTGTTGATCACACATTGACAAACTTTGCAAGGACCGTTATCGAAAAAGCTAGACGTATAG GTGTTGATTTGGTTCTTGATTACGGAGCTTCCAATCTTCAGAGTAATATTGAGTGCTGTCGTATCATGGGTAAGGTTAAGATTGTCATTGTGGATTTGCATGGAATGGAATCTAGTAACATAGATCTCTCTATACTACAACGAAAGCAGGTTGAAATTAAAG TTTTCGATCTACGATCTAAAGATTTGGGTTATAAAGCTTCTGTGATTACTGAAATTAGAACTCATTTGTGGCCTGCCGTTCTTCAACAAAAAGTTGTTCCCGCAATTGAGTACCGTTTTCCAGTGACTGAATATCAAAAAGCTATGAACATTTTAAGGAAAGATGACAGTGCTGGGAAGATTATTCTGTGTATGAATTTCGGGCAGGACAGTGACAGTCTTAAAATGGACTGA